Proteins co-encoded in one Betaproteobacteria bacterium genomic window:
- a CDS encoding energy transducer TonB — protein sequence MPEQPPVPIDVPAESGAEAAEVSAAVSESEPVSRTIEVPHIEDPEFLPARLLDVVPRPIAEVDLRYPEQAAGMNVSGIVTLLLYIDELGVVTDVTVLAAEPPGYFEEAAVESFKGALFAPGQRNGRPVKSRIPVEVTFEAKTDSTKSP from the coding sequence GTGCCGGAACAGCCTCCTGTGCCGATCGACGTGCCTGCGGAGTCCGGTGCCGAGGCCGCGGAGGTCTCGGCTGCGGTTAGCGAGAGCGAACCGGTTTCCCGCACAATCGAGGTGCCCCACATAGAGGATCCGGAGTTCTTGCCGGCCCGGCTTCTGGATGTTGTTCCCCGCCCGATCGCCGAAGTTGATCTACGGTATCCGGAACAGGCCGCGGGGATGAACGTGAGTGGCATCGTCACGCTACTTCTCTACATCGATGAACTGGGCGTTGTGACGGACGTCACGGTCCTGGCCGCGGAGCCTCCGGGTTATTTCGAAGAGGCCGCCGTGGAAAGCTTCAAAGGCGCATTGTTCGCTCCCGGCCAGAGAAACGGCCGTCCCGTCAAGAGTCGGATTCCCGTCGAAGTCACGTTCGAAGCCAAGACCGACTCGACCAAATCGCCCTAG
- a CDS encoding aminodeoxychorismate/anthranilate synthase component II: MLLMIDNYDSFTYNLVQYLGELGEEVRVVRNDEITLDEIAGLAPARIVISPGPCTPKEAGVSVPLIRRFAGRIPILGVCLGHQSIGEAFGGRIVHAKQLMHGKTSPVHHSDVGVFKGLPNPLTATRYHSLVIEPESKPDSLEVTAWTDDGEIMGVRHRQLMVEGVQFHPESVLTESGHALLKNFLEESRK; this comes from the coding sequence ATGCTCCTGATGATCGACAACTACGATTCCTTCACCTACAACCTCGTGCAGTACCTCGGCGAACTGGGCGAGGAGGTGCGCGTGGTGCGCAATGACGAGATCACGCTCGACGAGATTGCCGGTCTCGCGCCGGCGCGTATCGTGATCTCTCCGGGTCCCTGCACTCCGAAAGAAGCCGGTGTGTCGGTGCCCCTCATCCGCAGATTCGCCGGACGTATCCCGATCCTCGGCGTTTGTCTGGGGCATCAATCCATCGGGGAAGCGTTTGGCGGTCGTATCGTCCACGCGAAACAGTTGATGCATGGAAAGACCTCACCGGTTCATCACAGCGACGTCGGCGTATTCAAGGGACTGCCCAATCCTCTGACGGCTACCCGCTATCACTCGCTCGTGATCGAACCGGAGTCCAAGCCGGACAGCCTGGAAGTCACGGCTTGGACCGACGATGGAGAGATCATGGGAGTTCGTCATCGGCAACTCATGGTGGAAGGAGTGCAGTTCCATCCCGAGTCGGTTCTCACGGAATCGGGGCATGCCCTGCTGAAGAACTTCCTGGAGGAGAGCCGTAAATGA
- the apaG gene encoding Co2+/Mg2+ efflux protein ApaG: MESPKRYEIAITTRTEFVPEQSDEAQGRYVFAYTITIRNTGTVAAKLVSRHWIITDANNHVHEVRGAGVVGEQPTIEPSQQFEYTSGAAILTPVGTMRGSYRMEAVDGHVFDAVIPEFILSMPRVLH; encoded by the coding sequence ATGGAGAGCCCCAAGCGTTACGAGATCGCCATCACCACGCGCACCGAGTTCGTGCCCGAACAGTCGGACGAGGCACAAGGCCGGTACGTCTTCGCCTACACCATCACCATCCGAAACACCGGGACCGTCGCCGCCAAGCTCGTCAGCCGGCACTGGATCATTACCGATGCCAACAATCACGTGCACGAGGTGAGGGGAGCGGGTGTCGTCGGAGAACAACCTACGATCGAGCCTTCCCAGCAATTCGAATACACCAGTGGAGCCGCGATCCTCACCCCCGTGGGAACGATGCGCGGCAGCTACCGGATGGAGGCGGTCGACGGGCATGTCTTCGACGCTGTCATTCCCGAGTTCATCCTGTCCATGCCACGGGTCCTCCATTGA
- a CDS encoding DsbC family protein, translating into MLASALCHADEASVRKAFSARFPKSSVESVTRLPDLNLYEIVIARGDEPIIVYTDEEFRFMFQGSLVETKTMTDITEKTRNRLTAIDFESLPLDRAIKKVKGNGARKIAVFSDPDCPFCKRVEQEFEKLNDVTIYIFLYPLEQLHPKAPERARAIWCSPNRLKAWDDYMLRGTSPTAKGDCNNPVGELAELGRKKGINGTPTLVFSDGTRIAAALNVSQLEAQLANSAGK; encoded by the coding sequence ATGCTTGCTTCGGCTCTATGTCATGCCGACGAGGCTTCCGTCAGAAAGGCGTTCTCCGCCCGGTTCCCGAAGTCTTCCGTGGAAAGCGTCACGCGGTTGCCCGACTTGAACCTCTACGAGATCGTCATTGCCCGAGGCGACGAACCGATCATCGTCTACACGGACGAGGAATTTCGTTTCATGTTCCAGGGCAGTCTCGTCGAAACCAAGACGATGACTGATATCACGGAGAAAACCCGGAATCGTCTGACTGCCATCGATTTCGAAAGCCTTCCACTCGACCGAGCGATCAAGAAGGTCAAGGGCAATGGGGCACGCAAGATTGCCGTCTTTTCCGATCCTGACTGCCCGTTCTGCAAACGTGTCGAGCAGGAGTTCGAGAAGTTGAACGATGTGACCATCTACATCTTCCTCTATCCTCTCGAGCAATTGCATCCCAAGGCTCCGGAACGCGCGCGCGCAATCTGGTGTTCGCCCAACCGGCTCAAGGCTTGGGACGATTACATGCTCCGGGGTACTTCGCCGACTGCCAAGGGAGACTGCAACAATCCTGTCGGTGAGCTTGCCGAACTGGGCCGCAAGAAAGGCATCAACGGAACGCCTACGCTTGTATTCTCCGACGGGACACGAATCGCTGCGGCGCTCAATGTGAGCCAGTTGGAAGCGCAGTTGGCGAATTCGGCCGGGAAGTGA
- the ybeY gene encoding rRNA maturation RNase YbeY has protein sequence MGSKRQKNVQVEFQVATRCTGVPPQDIVLSWARAAAEQDCRVTIRIVGRPEALALNQQFRGRSYATNVLTFVYTDQPLTDGDIALCATVVKREAREQGKHPEAHWAHLVIHGMLHLQGYDHENPEDAEIMESRETQILRELGYPDPYRIAA, from the coding sequence GTGGGCAGCAAGCGGCAGAAGAACGTGCAGGTGGAGTTCCAAGTGGCCACCCGGTGCACGGGCGTCCCTCCCCAGGACATCGTCCTCTCATGGGCAAGAGCCGCAGCCGAGCAGGACTGCCGCGTCACCATTCGGATCGTCGGTCGCCCCGAAGCGCTGGCTCTGAATCAGCAATTCAGAGGGCGCTCATACGCCACCAACGTACTCACTTTCGTGTACACCGACCAACCGCTGACCGACGGCGACATTGCGCTATGTGCCACGGTCGTCAAGCGCGAAGCCCGGGAGCAGGGCAAGCACCCAGAGGCCCATTGGGCGCACCTCGTCATTCACGGGATGCTGCACCTTCAAGGTTACGACCACGAGAACCCGGAGGATGCAGAGATCATGGAAAGCCGTGAAACACAAATTCTTCGCGAACTCGGGTATCCTGACCCATATCGCATAGCGGCTTGA
- the rpe gene encoding ribulose-phosphate 3-epimerase: MYRIAPSILSADFARLGDEVRNVIAAGADLIHFDVMDNHYVPNLTIGPLVCEAIRPHATVPIDVHLMVKPVDELVPAFAKAGANIISFHPEASEHVDRTLTLIRDHGCRAGLVFNPATPLHYLDHVMDRLDLILIMSVNPGFGGQSFIESALEKLRQTRKRIDATGRDIWLEVDGGVKTDNIRRIAAAGADTFVAGSAIFKSADYRSTVEQMRSELAAARA; this comes from the coding sequence ATGTACCGAATTGCACCCAGTATCCTTTCTGCCGACTTCGCCCGGCTAGGCGATGAAGTTCGAAACGTGATCGCGGCGGGTGCCGACCTCATTCACTTCGACGTGATGGACAATCACTACGTCCCGAATCTGACCATCGGGCCGCTTGTCTGCGAGGCGATCCGGCCGCATGCGACGGTCCCGATCGATGTGCATCTGATGGTGAAACCGGTAGACGAACTCGTCCCGGCCTTCGCGAAGGCCGGCGCGAACATCATCTCCTTTCACCCGGAGGCGTCGGAACATGTCGATCGCACATTGACGTTGATCCGCGACCATGGCTGCCGCGCCGGGCTCGTCTTCAATCCCGCGACACCGCTTCACTATCTGGACCACGTGATGGATCGGCTCGATCTGATTCTGATCATGTCGGTCAATCCCGGATTCGGGGGGCAGAGTTTCATCGAATCCGCACTGGAGAAATTGCGCCAGACCAGGAAGCGGATCGACGCGACTGGCCGAGACATCTGGCTCGAGGTGGATGGCGGCGTCAAGACCGACAATATCCGCCGGATCGCCGCCGCAGGTGCCGATACGTTCGTCGCAGGATCGGCGATTTTCAAGAGTGCCGACTACCGGTCGACCGTCGAGCAGATGAGATCCGAACTCGCCGCCGCCCGGGCTTGA
- a CDS encoding UbiH/UbiF family hydroxylase: MTVRDVAIIGSGLVGATAALALSRGGLDVALVGADLSAAGERPPESWDPRIYAISPGSRSLLERVEVWSSLPVDRIQPVRSMRIQGDAGGVLGFEAMDSGVEALAYILESRLLSEALHRKARSSGIELKIPARPVAMEQAADHMRVDLDNGAAITARLVVGADGARSWVRRWSGIPCDVRIYPQTAVVANFESELSHGGVARQWFREDGILALLPLPGRRVSMVWSAAEGKAKELLDLHPQALSAAVSQAFQGVAGELTSITAAASFPLRRLNCARYIAPRLVLIGDAAHNIHPLAGQGLNLGLRDVQSLADLLTNRGADRDCGSLSLLRRYQRTRREDVSGMIAVTDGLQRLFSSRSPGVPTLRNLGLSLTGRVPMIRRALAQHALA, from the coding sequence GTGACCGTGCGGGATGTAGCGATCATCGGTTCAGGTTTGGTCGGCGCCACGGCCGCACTTGCACTTTCACGCGGGGGGCTGGACGTCGCTCTCGTGGGAGCCGACCTATCTGCGGCCGGTGAAAGACCGCCTGAATCCTGGGACCCGCGCATCTACGCGATCAGTCCGGGCAGCAGGAGCCTCCTGGAACGGGTGGAGGTGTGGTCGAGTCTGCCGGTCGACCGGATCCAGCCGGTGCGTTCGATGCGCATCCAAGGCGACGCAGGAGGTGTTCTCGGCTTCGAGGCCATGGATTCCGGGGTCGAAGCTCTTGCGTACATCCTCGAGTCCCGACTTCTGTCCGAGGCGCTCCACCGGAAGGCGCGGTCGTCAGGAATCGAACTGAAGATCCCGGCCCGGCCGGTTGCCATGGAGCAGGCCGCGGACCACATGCGGGTCGACCTGGACAACGGCGCGGCGATCACCGCGAGGCTGGTAGTGGGAGCGGACGGCGCTCGGTCATGGGTTCGTCGATGGAGCGGCATTCCTTGCGACGTTCGAATCTATCCTCAGACTGCCGTCGTGGCCAACTTCGAGTCAGAGTTGTCTCATGGTGGTGTCGCCAGACAGTGGTTCAGGGAAGACGGCATCCTGGCGTTGCTCCCGCTTCCTGGAAGGCGGGTTTCCATGGTGTGGTCGGCTGCTGAGGGCAAGGCCAAGGAGCTGCTTGATTTGCACCCTCAGGCTTTGTCAGCCGCCGTGAGCCAAGCTTTCCAGGGCGTTGCCGGGGAACTGACGTCCATTACAGCCGCGGCGAGTTTTCCGTTGCGTCGTCTGAACTGCGCTCGCTACATCGCGCCTCGACTGGTACTGATCGGGGATGCTGCCCATAATATCCACCCGCTTGCCGGCCAGGGACTCAATCTGGGTTTGCGAGATGTCCAATCGCTGGCGGACCTTCTGACCAACCGTGGCGCGGACAGGGATTGCGGCAGCCTTTCGCTGCTTCGCCGATATCAACGAACGAGAAGGGAGGACGTCTCAGGCATGATCGCAGTCACGGACGGTCTCCAGAGGTTGTTTTCCAGCCGGTCGCCGGGAGTGCCGACACTACGAAATCTGGGCTTGAGCCTGACGGGCCGTGTGCCGATGATTCGAAGGGCGCTTGCGCAACATGCACTGGCTTGA
- a CDS encoding phosphoglycolate phosphatase — translation MKGGFGRIRGVAFDLDGTLLDTLPDIANSGNAMLSAVGRQPVSHETVRGFIGDGVAVLAKRLLTGHMDGEPERELFRRALAAFEEHYSTHLSVATRPFGRVAEGLAMLRSSGFPMACVTNKPEAFACTLLELQGMLYYFDPVIGGDSLPRRKPDPLPLLHCCALWNIPPSELLYCGDSINDVKAARAAGCPIVCVPYGYPGGVQVRDLGADAIVSDVVELARCLSA, via the coding sequence ATGAAAGGCGGCTTTGGGCGCATTCGGGGGGTGGCGTTCGACCTGGACGGAACGCTGCTTGACACTCTTCCCGACATCGCCAACTCTGGAAATGCCATGTTGTCGGCCGTGGGCCGGCAGCCGGTGTCCCACGAGACGGTGCGGGGTTTCATCGGCGACGGCGTCGCGGTCCTTGCGAAGCGACTGCTGACTGGCCACATGGATGGAGAGCCCGAGAGGGAGCTTTTTCGGCGCGCGCTCGCAGCGTTCGAAGAGCACTACTCGACGCATCTCAGCGTCGCGACCCGCCCGTTCGGTCGCGTCGCCGAAGGTTTGGCGATGCTTCGATCCAGCGGCTTTCCCATGGCTTGCGTGACAAACAAGCCCGAGGCCTTCGCTTGCACGCTGCTCGAACTACAGGGCATGCTGTATTACTTCGACCCGGTGATTGGCGGAGACTCGCTCCCGCGCCGCAAACCGGATCCGCTGCCTCTCCTGCACTGCTGTGCCCTCTGGAACATCCCGCCGTCCGAACTGCTGTACTGCGGAGATTCGATCAACGACGTGAAGGCCGCCCGCGCCGCGGGTTGTCCCATCGTTTGCGTGCCTTACGGTTACCCGGGCGGGGTGCAGGTGCGGGATCTGGGAGCCGATGCTATAGTCTCGGACGTGGTCGAACTCGCTCGGTGTCTTTCCGCATGA
- a CDS encoding murein transglycosylase A, producing the protein MALGTGCTTPRMERPTIRQAPGPQAAAPAIVKAESGGAVPIVKLIPVTYADVPGWGEDDHLPAFRAFLRSCPAITTGESWRPACTAAARSQVESSESARQFLERTLVPHRVTSPDGKAQGLLTGYYEPLLRGSRTPSGPFQVPVYSTPDDLVSVDLSSVAPETRKMRLRGRVVGRKILPYWSRAEIDEGAAPLTGKEIVWVDDPVDLFFLHVQGSGRVQTENGDVVRLGYADQNGHPYRSIGRLLVERGELTADQASMQAIKAWGRRHPDRLASLLAENPSYVFFRELPPSLEGPPGSMGIPLTGGRSIAVDPSAVALGAPVFIASTMPGSGKPLRRLTVAQDTGGAIKGAVRADLFWGFGPEAEEIAGRMREPLEMWVLLPRADVP; encoded by the coding sequence ATGGCACTCGGTACCGGGTGCACGACACCACGGATGGAGCGGCCCACGATCCGCCAAGCTCCCGGCCCGCAGGCGGCAGCTCCAGCGATCGTGAAGGCGGAGTCCGGTGGCGCCGTGCCGATCGTAAAGCTGATTCCGGTTACCTATGCAGATGTACCTGGCTGGGGGGAGGACGATCATCTCCCCGCCTTTCGCGCGTTCCTGCGCAGTTGCCCGGCAATCACGACAGGCGAATCTTGGCGACCCGCTTGCACGGCCGCCGCAAGATCCCAGGTTGAGAGTTCCGAGTCGGCCCGGCAGTTCCTCGAACGCACTCTTGTCCCGCACCGGGTTACGAGCCCTGACGGCAAGGCGCAGGGCCTCCTGACCGGATATTACGAACCGTTGCTGCGCGGGAGCCGTACACCTTCCGGGCCCTTCCAGGTACCCGTCTACTCTACCCCGGACGATCTCGTATCGGTGGATCTGTCCTCTGTCGCCCCGGAAACCAGGAAGATGCGCCTGAGAGGACGGGTTGTCGGCAGGAAAATCCTTCCATACTGGTCAAGAGCGGAGATCGACGAAGGCGCAGCTCCGTTGACCGGCAAGGAAATCGTCTGGGTAGACGATCCCGTGGATCTCTTCTTTCTTCATGTCCAGGGGTCAGGAAGAGTGCAGACCGAGAACGGCGATGTGGTGCGGCTCGGCTATGCAGACCAGAACGGGCATCCTTACCGGTCGATCGGGCGGTTGCTTGTTGAGCGAGGCGAACTTACCGCGGACCAGGCATCCATGCAGGCCATCAAGGCGTGGGGCAGACGCCACCCGGATCGCCTTGCCTCCCTGCTGGCCGAAAATCCTTCCTACGTATTCTTCCGCGAACTTCCGCCCAGCCTGGAGGGTCCTCCGGGTTCGATGGGTATTCCACTGACCGGGGGGAGAAGCATCGCAGTAGATCCATCGGCAGTGGCGTTGGGCGCGCCGGTGTTCATCGCCTCCACGATGCCCGGCTCCGGCAAGCCTCTTCGACGTCTCACAGTCGCCCAAGATACCGGAGGGGCGATCAAAGGCGCCGTCCGCGCCGACCTGTTCTGGGGTTTCGGGCCGGAGGCGGAAGAAATCGCAGGCAGAATGCGCGAGCCTTTGGAGATGTGGGTACTGCTGCCGCGCGCGGATGTGCCATGA
- the miaB gene encoding tRNA (N6-isopentenyl adenosine(37)-C2)-methylthiotransferase MiaB — MTQKVYIKTFGCQMNEYDSDKMFDVLRANGGFEKTDDPSEADLILFNTCSVREKAQEKVFTDLGRVRQFKTARPEVLIGVGGCVASQEGAGIVARAPFVDLIFGPQTLHRIPQMLNARRNSGRPQVDVSFPEIEKFDHLPPPKVEGAQAFVSIMEGCSKYCSFCVVPYTRGEESSRRFDDILTEIADLADQGVKEVTLLGQNVNAYRGTMSDGESADFALLLEYVSEIPGIERIRYTTSHPKEFTQRLIDVYARLPKLVSHVHLPVQSGSDRVLMAMKRGYTALEYKSVIRRLRSARPDICISSDFIVGFPGESRSDFEQTLQLVEDVGFDASFSFVYSARPGTPASSLPDPVPRDDKLQWLQVLQAKLEEHAQSISRSMVGTRQRVLVEGPSRKDPSELAGRTENNRIVNFAGNARLVGAFVDLDITGALPHSLRGRLPLSGDD; from the coding sequence ATGACACAAAAGGTCTATATCAAGACGTTCGGCTGTCAGATGAACGAGTACGACTCGGACAAGATGTTCGACGTTCTTCGGGCAAACGGCGGATTCGAGAAGACTGACGATCCTTCCGAGGCTGATCTGATTCTGTTCAATACCTGCTCGGTCAGGGAAAAAGCGCAGGAGAAGGTCTTTACCGACTTGGGACGAGTCCGGCAATTCAAGACAGCACGACCGGAAGTATTGATCGGCGTGGGCGGATGTGTTGCCAGCCAGGAAGGGGCCGGCATCGTTGCGCGAGCTCCGTTTGTTGATCTGATCTTTGGCCCACAGACACTTCACCGCATTCCGCAGATGTTGAACGCTCGACGCAACTCGGGCCGCCCGCAGGTCGATGTGTCGTTTCCTGAGATCGAGAAGTTCGATCACCTGCCCCCACCCAAGGTTGAGGGAGCCCAGGCATTCGTTTCCATCATGGAAGGCTGCAGCAAGTACTGCAGCTTCTGTGTGGTGCCGTACACCCGTGGAGAAGAAAGTTCTCGCCGCTTTGACGACATCCTGACCGAAATCGCGGACCTCGCCGATCAGGGTGTGAAGGAAGTCACGCTCCTGGGACAGAATGTGAACGCTTATCGGGGGACAATGTCTGATGGCGAGTCTGCGGACTTCGCCCTGTTGCTCGAGTACGTGTCGGAGATTCCGGGGATAGAGCGCATCCGGTACACCACATCGCACCCGAAGGAATTCACGCAACGCTTGATCGACGTATACGCGCGACTACCGAAACTGGTGTCGCATGTCCATCTTCCCGTGCAGTCGGGGTCGGATCGAGTGCTCATGGCCATGAAAAGAGGGTACACGGCTCTTGAATACAAGTCTGTGATCCGACGCCTGAGATCTGCCAGACCGGACATCTGCATTTCGTCCGATTTCATCGTAGGTTTTCCCGGGGAGTCCCGCTCCGACTTCGAACAGACGCTTCAGCTCGTGGAGGACGTTGGATTCGATGCGAGTTTCAGTTTTGTCTACAGTGCTCGCCCCGGTACGCCCGCCTCCTCGCTTCCCGATCCGGTGCCAAGAGACGACAAGCTCCAGTGGCTGCAAGTCCTTCAGGCCAAGCTGGAGGAACACGCACAATCGATCAGCCGGTCGATGGTGGGAACTCGCCAGCGCGTTCTGGTGGAAGGGCCTTCCAGAAAGGATCCCAGTGAACTTGCGGGTCGGACGGAGAACAACCGGATCGTCAACTTCGCCGGAAATGCACGTCTCGTCGGCGCATTCGTGGACCTCGATATCACTGGAGCCCTTCCGCACTCGCTGCGTGGTCGACTCCCGTTGTCGGGGGACGACTGA
- the trpC gene encoding indole-3-glycerol phosphate synthase TrpC, translating into MADILDKIILVKRQEVAAAQERISHGELERLCSQLPPARGFAGALQRRVSQAQAAVIAEIKKASPSKGLLRENFDPPGIAASYEKHGAACLSVLTDEQFFQGHRDYLVEARTACQLPVLRKDFMIDPYQIVESRAMGADCVLLIVSALEQRLMESLEEIAISLGLSVLVEVHDSAELDRALCLRTPLIGINNRNLRTFETSLDVTLGLLDRIPSDRLVITESGIHSPVDVANMRSHGVHAFLVGEAFMKAPDPGVELERLFR; encoded by the coding sequence GTGGCGGACATCCTCGACAAGATCATTCTCGTCAAACGCCAGGAGGTGGCGGCGGCACAAGAACGCATCTCCCATGGGGAACTGGAACGCCTGTGCTCGCAATTGCCGCCAGCGCGCGGGTTTGCCGGCGCGCTGCAGAGACGTGTCTCCCAGGCGCAAGCGGCCGTGATCGCCGAAATCAAGAAGGCCAGCCCCAGCAAGGGTCTCCTGCGCGAAAACTTCGATCCGCCTGGAATTGCCGCTTCGTACGAGAAGCACGGCGCCGCGTGCCTGTCCGTGTTGACAGACGAGCAGTTCTTCCAGGGACACCGCGACTACCTGGTCGAAGCCAGGACGGCCTGTCAGCTTCCCGTTCTCCGCAAGGACTTCATGATCGATCCGTATCAGATCGTGGAATCCAGGGCCATGGGAGCCGATTGTGTGCTGCTCATCGTGTCCGCACTGGAACAGCGGTTGATGGAATCGCTGGAGGAAATTGCGATTTCACTGGGTCTTTCAGTCCTCGTCGAGGTACATGACTCCGCCGAACTGGACAGGGCGCTGTGCCTGCGTACGCCTCTGATAGGGATCAACAACCGCAATCTCCGGACTTTCGAGACTTCGCTGGACGTTACCCTGGGTCTGCTCGATCGAATCCCATCGGACAGGCTTGTCATCACAGAAAGTGGCATCCATTCGCCGGTGGATGTGGCGAACATGCGTTCGCACGGCGTTCATGCTTTCCTGGTCGGGGAGGCTTTCATGAAGGCGCCGGACCCCGGGGTGGAATTGGAGCGGCTCTTTCGCTGA
- a CDS encoding anthranilate synthase component I, giving the protein MTEEEFKQFAQRGINRVPVVLETLADLDTPLSVYLKLGNRPYSYLLESVQGGERFGRYSFIGLPAEIRFEVRGHICSEYRGNVLLSQTEREDPLEWVRECHERFNAAVLPGLPRFAGGLVGYFGYDTVRYIERRLADAQKPDVLGCPDIMLMLSDRLAVVDNLSGKLFLVVYADPRQEGAYEQARQQLDALLTALRQPVGMPMEVPMTPSPAASEFSEDAFVDSVERAKQYIFDGDIMQVVLSQRLSHAYPASPLSLYRALRALNPSPYMFYFDMGGFHVVGASPEILVRLESGMVTVRPIAGTRPRGRDREQDLALEQELLADPKERAEHVMLMDLGRNDVGRVAEVGSVKVTDNMTIERYSHVMHIVSNVEGRLRTDLDAMAVLRATFPAGTVSGAPKVRAMEIIDELEPSKRGIYAGAVGYLGFNGDMDLAIAIRTAVIKDGRLYVQAGAGIVADSVPSSEWTETQNKARAVLRAAEMAQAGLFSGKSA; this is encoded by the coding sequence ATGACCGAAGAGGAATTCAAGCAGTTCGCCCAACGCGGCATTAATCGCGTCCCCGTCGTACTCGAGACGCTGGCCGACCTCGATACACCGCTTTCCGTCTACCTCAAGCTAGGCAACCGCCCATACTCGTACCTTCTGGAGTCAGTCCAGGGGGGAGAACGTTTCGGGCGCTATTCGTTCATCGGATTGCCTGCCGAGATCCGCTTCGAAGTCCGCGGCCACATTTGCAGCGAGTACCGGGGCAATGTGCTTCTGTCGCAGACCGAGCGAGAAGATCCCCTGGAGTGGGTCCGCGAATGCCACGAACGGTTCAACGCAGCCGTCCTTCCCGGACTGCCGCGATTCGCGGGAGGACTGGTCGGCTATTTCGGCTACGACACTGTTCGGTACATCGAACGCCGGCTCGCCGATGCGCAAAAACCGGATGTTCTGGGCTGTCCGGACATCATGTTGATGTTGTCCGACAGACTTGCTGTGGTGGACAACCTGTCCGGCAAGCTGTTCCTGGTGGTCTACGCGGACCCGCGGCAGGAAGGAGCCTACGAACAGGCGCGTCAACAGCTCGATGCACTGCTGACGGCGCTCAGGCAGCCTGTCGGCATGCCGATGGAAGTGCCGATGACGCCATCTCCTGCGGCCTCGGAGTTCAGTGAAGACGCGTTCGTCGATTCCGTCGAACGTGCCAAGCAGTACATCTTCGACGGCGACATCATGCAGGTTGTCTTGTCGCAACGGCTGTCACATGCATATCCCGCCTCACCGCTTTCCCTCTATCGCGCCCTGCGCGCGTTGAATCCCTCGCCGTACATGTTCTATTTCGACATGGGCGGCTTTCATGTCGTGGGCGCGAGTCCGGAGATACTCGTCCGGCTCGAAAGCGGGATGGTCACGGTAAGACCGATTGCGGGGACCCGGCCCCGCGGGCGCGATCGTGAACAGGATCTTGCGCTCGAGCAGGAACTGCTGGCCGATCCGAAGGAGCGCGCCGAACACGTCATGCTCATGGATCTCGGACGCAATGATGTCGGCAGGGTGGCCGAGGTCGGGAGCGTCAAGGTCACCGACAACATGACGATCGAGCGGTACTCCCATGTGATGCACATCGTGTCCAATGTGGAGGGCCGCCTGCGAACCGACCTGGATGCGATGGCGGTTCTTCGTGCGACGTTTCCTGCGGGAACGGTCTCGGGGGCGCCGAAGGTGCGCGCCATGGAGATCATCGACGAACTGGAACCTTCCAAGAGAGGGATCTACGCAGGGGCCGTCGGCTACCTGGGTTTCAATGGGGACATGGATCTGGCGATCGCCATTCGGACCGCCGTCATCAAGGATGGGCGCTTGTACGTCCAGGCAGGCGCCGGCATCGTTGCCGATTCCGTCCCCTCAAGCGAGTGGACCGAGACTCAGAACAAGGCAAGAGCGGTGCTGAGAGCTGCGGAAATGGCGCAGGCTGGCCTTTTCTCCGGCAAGAGCGCTTGA